The following proteins are encoded in a genomic region of Flexivirga oryzae:
- a CDS encoding ATP-binding cassette domain-containing protein, giving the protein MRTLDISRLRGWMLRWLGVERHFWRMMWRSSPPLVCALLAVIALRGVAIWLMVYASGQALQAIMVGSSEVWGWLTLTAIGLAVEPLAEAWQMSGAVALQRRFTRQQVLLVAEAANAPHGIEHLENPATRARFSDIEDYLRGMFGVNAMYATWSVLGYAAVGLGGLVAVAQWSWLAALWTLLSFRVLHVTWTGYLDVLLKDLVEDGSIGRRQADYLRSIPLERAGGKELRLFGMTPWLLRRYSQVWQAAFVGIWQRRSRALRGALIGCTISATMLVGSYVWVGHAAWTGAISVGTTVAVLQGLMQMAALGALGDVNVQAIRARFYENEIRQLRADHGLGHTLGRSNVGDAAGRVAGERSGGGVSRPVAATVDVTDVTFTYPSRTEPVFRHLELHIPAGQSVAVVGVNGVGKSTLIKLLCGLYAPDAGTVRVDGHDPAADDGTRRRVATIFQDFVRYHLSLEDNVALPLVARGVESGALRHTAEEALRDAAGTDVLIRLDDNWDTVLEPGYAGGTDLSGGQWQRVALARALTAVAAGAGVLVLDEPTAALDVRAEAEIFSRFLQVTHGVTTILVSHRLSSVRHAERIVVLGPEGVVQDGSHEELLAAGGPYADMFRLQAARFAAAGADSGEPVWVDAELAGER; this is encoded by the coding sequence GTGCGAACTCTCGATATATCGCGTCTCAGGGGATGGATGCTGCGCTGGCTGGGTGTCGAGCGACACTTCTGGCGGATGATGTGGCGCTCCAGCCCGCCGCTGGTCTGCGCACTCCTCGCCGTCATCGCGTTGCGCGGGGTCGCCATCTGGCTCATGGTCTACGCGAGTGGTCAGGCGTTGCAGGCCATCATGGTCGGATCGAGCGAGGTCTGGGGCTGGCTGACACTGACCGCGATCGGGCTGGCCGTCGAGCCGCTCGCGGAGGCCTGGCAGATGTCCGGTGCCGTGGCCCTGCAGCGGCGGTTCACCCGACAGCAGGTGCTGCTGGTCGCGGAAGCCGCGAACGCACCGCACGGTATCGAGCACCTCGAAAACCCGGCGACCAGAGCGCGATTCAGTGACATCGAGGACTACCTGCGCGGCATGTTCGGTGTCAACGCGATGTATGCGACCTGGAGCGTCCTCGGGTATGCCGCAGTCGGGCTCGGCGGCCTCGTGGCCGTCGCGCAGTGGTCCTGGCTCGCCGCGCTGTGGACACTGCTGTCGTTCCGGGTCCTGCACGTCACATGGACGGGCTATCTCGACGTGCTGCTGAAGGACCTGGTCGAGGACGGCAGCATCGGTCGGCGCCAGGCGGACTACCTGCGGTCGATCCCGTTGGAGCGGGCGGGTGGCAAGGAGCTGCGTCTCTTCGGTATGACGCCGTGGCTGCTGCGGCGCTACTCGCAGGTCTGGCAGGCGGCGTTCGTCGGCATCTGGCAACGCCGGTCACGGGCACTGCGCGGAGCGCTGATCGGGTGCACGATCTCGGCCACCATGCTGGTCGGCTCCTATGTCTGGGTGGGGCACGCCGCCTGGACGGGCGCGATCTCGGTCGGTACGACGGTCGCGGTCCTGCAGGGTCTGATGCAGATGGCCGCGCTGGGCGCGCTCGGCGACGTCAACGTGCAGGCCATCCGGGCCCGCTTCTACGAGAACGAGATCCGTCAGCTCCGTGCCGATCACGGCCTCGGGCACACCCTCGGTAGGTCGAACGTCGGCGATGCTGCGGGTCGAGTGGCGGGGGAGCGCAGCGGAGGAGGCGTATCGAGACCCGTGGCGGCCACTGTCGACGTCACGGATGTGACCTTCACCTACCCGTCGCGCACCGAGCCGGTCTTCCGGCACCTGGAGCTGCACATCCCGGCCGGCCAGTCGGTCGCCGTCGTGGGCGTCAACGGCGTCGGGAAGTCGACCCTGATCAAGCTGCTCTGCGGCCTCTACGCACCGGACGCCGGGACGGTCCGGGTGGACGGGCACGACCCCGCCGCCGACGACGGCACCCGGCGCCGGGTCGCGACCATCTTCCAGGACTTCGTGCGCTACCACCTGAGTCTCGAGGACAACGTCGCGTTGCCCCTGGTCGCACGCGGCGTGGAGTCCGGCGCACTGCGCCATACCGCAGAGGAGGCACTGCGCGATGCCGCCGGCACCGACGTGCTCATTCGGCTCGACGACAACTGGGACACGGTGCTCGAGCCCGGATACGCAGGCGGCACAGATCTTTCCGGTGGCCAGTGGCAACGGGTCGCGTTGGCCCGGGCACTCACCGCGGTCGCGGCCGGCGCAGGCGTGCTCGTGCTCGACGAGCCCACCGCTGCGCTGGACGTGCGCGCCGAGGCCGAGATCTTCAGCCGCTTCCTGCAGGTCACGCACGGCGTGACCACCATCCTGGTGAGCCACCGGCTGTCGAGCGTCCGGCACGCCGAGCGGATCGTGGTGCTCGGACCGGAGGGTGTCGTGCAGGACGGGTCACACGAGGAGCTGCTGGCGGCCGGCGGTCCGTACGCCGACATGTTCCGGCTGCAGGCGGCGCGCTTCGCGGCCGCGGGCGCCGACAGCGGTGAGCCGGTGTGGGTCGACGCCGAACTCGCAGGGGAGCGCTGA